The Pieris napi chromosome 9, ilPieNapi1.2, whole genome shotgun sequence genomic sequence TTTGATAGgataaactaaaaacattaCCTACCACCATGATAAGCTAATGATTTAACTCCTTTATTACACAGCATCCTAGCAATGTCCTCTGTTTGTTCTCGAGTCCGACAGTATACAATAACTGAATTTTTATCTCTCTAAAATAGAAAAaggatattatatttgtttgggaaaaattcaataataaataagtcagAATACTTACCGCCTTTACATTGTCATCATCCTTTAAACATTTCTTCAGAAATTCGGCTAAATCACCAACTTCGTCTTCAATGCAATTTTGGTACACTACATCATAGAACAGGTTACGTCTAAAGCTAGGAGTCTTAAACTGTGCCACTGGATGTAGCAACTTAAGGTTCTCTAAAATGTCCTTAGTGACTTCGGTACTTGCAGTTGCAGTAAGAGCTACCCAAggtatacttttaaatttttcacgtAGATATCcaagttttaaataatcagGCCGAAAATCATGCCCCCATTCACTCACACAGTGAGCTTCATCAACAATTATGTATGAGaccttcttgtactttacgaGATGTTCCAAAAGTGCTTTGAATGTTACAGTAGCAGCCTGTTCTGgagttatatacaaaaaacgtGTATTTGGTTTCATACTTTGTAAATCATTCAAAACTCTTTCTCTGTCTTTACTCgtcatttttgaatttattgattCAGCTTGTATTTTTAACCTAGTCAAATGGTCTATCTGATCTTTTATCAATGCAAGTAAGGGTGAAAATACTATAGCAACTTTATTGTCCTGCAACATAGCAGGTAATTGGAAGCAAAGTGATTTTCCAGAACCAGTAGGCATAGAAACATAAACATCATGGACACctataacaaaacaattttaaaacttatattaatatgaataCATATGAAAGGTACTTTTGAATTTGGCGCGCTTTTTTTCTAAGTGTTGGCAATACTGCATCGCAATAACATTCAGAATCTTCAAATGACAAAACAAATTTCACCTTAGAAAACTATTTCCAATTTACGAAATGTTATTAAGAATTGTAAAGAAATTGTAATTACCTCGCGCAATTGCTCTGACAGCCCTTTCTTGAAGCtcacttttaaattttttgtgacCAAAACATTGCAAAAGTTTTTCTGTTACGTTATCCATCACGGTGTCTTTGTTGGCACTTAACTATAAAAGGTACGGCACTTTCATATAGTAACTTACACACAACACCTTTTTGATTGACTTAATCATTTTCcacaagtttaaaaatataatatttggataatattattttacaacctcGAATTAACATTTTGATTCTTATTTCTTTGAGTACTGATATTTGACAAGCTGTCTAAACGCCTGCTATTGGCCAAGGCCAAAATGACGTTGATTGGACAATCACCaatcatgtttttttatattctgttTAAGCCTACAAAATCAAAGCgaggtaattttaatttttaagtttatataatacGAGTTTATCTTAATTCTGACCTAAGcactaaatttacattaagcTAAAATTTAGACAACTTTAATGAAATGGATATTTCCTTATTCTTTAGATTTAGTGGGAGACATGAGTAAACGGAAAAATCCATCTAACAGCAACAATTTAAATGCAGACTTCTGTGAATTCCTATCAGAGTTAGCAGAATACGAAAAGAATGTCAGCCGTAACATTCATAAGTACAATGCTTATAGAAAAGCGGCTAGTGTATTAGCTTCTCATAGTAAAAGAATTAAATCTGGAGAAGAAGCTAAGAAATTAAATGGCATTGGTGATAAGATATCTTTGAAAATAGACGAGTTCTTACAAACTGGAAAATTGGGGAAATTGGAAAATATACATAACGATAACAAAACACAAGCAATAACTTTATTAGCACGCGTCTCAGGTATTGGACCAGTAAAGGCGGCGGAATTAGTTAACAGTGGAATAAAGACGATAGaagaattaaaacaaaataaaaataaattaacacatCATCAACTGATTGGATTGAAGTAAGTCCTTactaataattcctaatttacatacgtaaataaaaataaaataatgtgcCTAACAAATAACATGTCTcgtgtctttgattttcttatttgttgattacgtcaacagtaattatttacttttttacacatattacccacacattgtctatgcttacaaacaaaatgcattttcgaggattcctacaaaacattaatacgttgatgtactattattttttagagttttgcttacttttgctgaaaagaggaaggggggggggtaaaatatgtatataaattgcagtaaatctgcttacgtaatacttgaacggccacACTATATCAATATCCAAATTTGACTTAATAGATCAGGGTAGaagcctttaaaaaataataaaaagggaaaaaaataatagttagaTGAAAAGTGAAAACCATTGGAAAATaaggagaatattataaaaatgaaaggaaaGGACTTTTAgctttgccggaaatcgagataaacagTTTCTTACCCTTAAAAACTCACTTCCTCCCCCTTCCTGACCTCAGATCgtccgtaaattatttttcctttattttttataatattctcctgCTTTTCCAATGGTTTTCAtcctactatttttttttttttgggttcAAAAATTATCCCTGGTCTATTACGAATAACTAGTGTTTCATTGGAAACCGATGTTGTATTTAGCATCTTATGAGAAGTAAGgcagtttaatttttttaggtatttTGAAGACTTTGAAAAGAAGATACCTAGGTCAGAGATCCAAGAAGTAGAAACTATAATGAAGAGAGTTATCTCTGATCTAGATCCGGAGTTTATGGTAACAATATGTGGTAGTTATAGGTTGGTATGGTAACTTATATCTTATTGCGACTTaacgttattttaatttaaaatggatacaaatatattttgtattataaaaacagtAACACTCactattttcttaatattgaCACCTCTAATGGATGTAACAATCATTTTCGAGCCTGGGACTTCATTAATTAACCCTTAAGCATTGTCCGCACTGGCAGGCCTTTTGATCAGCGACCAGGCTATGGTCACAACATCTGTTTACCTAGGCACAAATCTAGCGATATACCAGTTTGGACGTAGCTTTATATTAACGGAATTATCAGGAAacgcttaaataaatatatttccctAGGCGTGGTAAATCAGAAAGTGGCGATATTGACGCATTAGTAACTCATACCTCACTAAGGGCATCAAAGGATCACAAGAAACAAGGCGAATTACTTCTTAACAAAATCATTGACGCTTTAGAAGTACTAATCACTGAAACTATATCGAAAGGAAATACGAAATTTATGGTAAAGTCAAATTAAAGctgctatatatatttattttattattttacttttacccCTTCTTGTTCTTATTCAAACT encodes the following:
- the LOC125052784 gene encoding DNA polymerase beta-like isoform X2: MSKRKNPSNSNNLNADFCEFLSELAEYEKNVSRNIHKYNAYRKAASVLASHSKRIKSGEEAKKLNGIGDKISLKIDEFLQTGKLGKLENIHNDNKTQAITLLARVSGIGPVKAAELVNSGIKTIEELKQNKNKLTHHQLIGLKYFEDFEKKIPRSEIQEVETIMKRVISDLDPEFMVTICGSYRRGKSESGDIDALVTHTSLRASKDHKKQGELLLNKIIDALEVLITETISKGNTKFMGVCRLSPEHSSRRLDIRLIAHEQYYCAVLYFTGSDVFNKEMRAHALEKGFTLNEYSLRPIGETGVPGEPIDLTSEEDIFDYIDYPYKKPEERNL
- the LOC125052784 gene encoding DNA polymerase beta-like isoform X1, whose protein sequence is MTLIGQSPIMFFYILFKPTKSKRDLVGDMSKRKNPSNSNNLNADFCEFLSELAEYEKNVSRNIHKYNAYRKAASVLASHSKRIKSGEEAKKLNGIGDKISLKIDEFLQTGKLGKLENIHNDNKTQAITLLARVSGIGPVKAAELVNSGIKTIEELKQNKNKLTHHQLIGLKYFEDFEKKIPRSEIQEVETIMKRVISDLDPEFMVTICGSYRRGKSESGDIDALVTHTSLRASKDHKKQGELLLNKIIDALEVLITETISKGNTKFMGVCRLSPEHSSRRLDIRLIAHEQYYCAVLYFTGSDVFNKEMRAHALEKGFTLNEYSLRPIGETGVPGEPIDLTSEEDIFDYIDYPYKKPEERNL